The following proteins are encoded in a genomic region of Brachypodium distachyon strain Bd21 chromosome 1, Brachypodium_distachyon_v3.0, whole genome shotgun sequence:
- the LOC100845036 gene encoding anthocyanidin 3-O-glucosyltransferase 2 yields the protein MAIPTIVLIPFCVTGHLTSMVEAGKRLLSSSSRPLSLTMLVTPMSMDKLTSELADIIRRETESGFEIRFHHLPAVELPQDFHGAEDFISRFVQLHAPGAKAAISGLASPVSAVVMDYFCTTLFDVTRELGLPAYVYFTSAASMLALMLRLPSLDKEVAVGFEELDGPVNVPGMPPVPAASMPKPMMKKDANYAWFVYHGNRFMDAAGIIVNTVAGLEPAILEAIEGGRCVPGERRVPTVYPIGPVMSFKKPTAKEPPHECVRWLEAQPRASVVLLCFGSMGTFAPPQVLEIAEALDRSGHRFLWVLRGPPPGNSPYPTDANLGELLPEGFLERTKEKGLVWPKWAPQQEILAHPAVGGFVTHCGWNSTLESLWHGVPLVPWPLYAEQHLNAFELVSVMGVAVAMAVDTKRDNFVEATELERALRSLMDDGSEEGSKAREKAMEAQALCRSAVEEGGSSYTAWHKLAREVSRD from the coding sequence ATGGCAATCCCAACTATTGTGCTCATCCCGTTCTGCGTCACCGGCCACCTAACGTCCATGGTCGAAGCCGGCAAGCGGTTGCTCAGCAGTAGCAGCCGCCCCTTGTCCCTGACCATGCTCGTGACGCCTATGTCGATGGACAAACTGACATCCGAGCTTGCCGACATCATACGCAGGGAAACAGAGTCCGGCTTCGAGATCCGCTTCCACCACCTCCCGGCCGTGGAGCTCCCCCAGGACTTCCACGGAGCCGAGGACTTCATCTCCCGCTTCGTCCAGCTCCACGCGCCCGGAGCAAAAGCGGCCATCTCCGGCCTCGCATCCCCTGTCTCCGCCGTCGTGATGGACTATTTCTGCACGACGCTGTTCGACGTCACCCGCGAGCTCGGCCTGCCGGCCTATGTCTACTTCACGTCCGCGGCCTCCATGCTCGCGCTCATGCTACGGTTGCCGTCGCTCGATAAGGAGGTGGCCGTGGGCTTCGAGGAGTTGGATGGCCCAGTGAACGTCCCCGGGATGCCGCCGGTGCCCGCGGCTTCGATGCCGAAGCCCATGATGAAGAAAGACGCGAACTACGCGTGGTTCGTGTACCACGGCAACCGCTTCATGGACGCCGCGGGCATCATCGTCAACACGGTGGCGGGGCTCGAGCCGGCCATCCTCGAGGCGATCGAAGGCGGCAGGTGCGTCCCGGGAGAACGCCGCGTGCCAACGGTGTACCCAATCGGGCCGGTCATGTCGTTCAAGAAGCCGACAGCCAAGGAGCCGCCGCACGAGTGCGTCCGGTGGCTCGAGGCGCAGCCGCGTGCCTCTGTCGTGCTGCTCTGCTTCGGGAGCATGGGTACTTTCGCGCCGCCGCAGGTGCTGGAGATAGCCGAAGCCCTGGATCGAAgtgggcaccggttcctgtgGGTTCTCCGCGGCCCGCCGCCCGGCAATTCGCCGTACCCGACGGACGCGAACTTGGGGGAGCTGCTGCCGGAGGGGTTCCTGGAGAGGACCAAGGAGAAGGGCCTCGTGTGGCCGAAATGGGCGCCGCAGCAGGAGATACTCGCCCACCCCGCCGTGGGGGGGTTCGTGACCCACTGCGGGTGGAACTCGACCCTGGAGAGCCTGTGGCACGGCGTGCCGCTGGTGCCGTGGCCGCTGTACGCGGAGCAGCACCTCAACGCGTTCGAGCTCGTGTCCGTCATGGGCGTGGCCGTGGCCATGGCGGTGGACACGAAGCGGGACAACTTCGTCGAGGCCACGGAGCTGGAGCGCGCGTTGCGGAGCCTTATGGATGACGGGTCCGAGGAGGGGAGCAAGGCGAGGGAGAAGGCCATGGAGGCGCAGGCTCTGTGCCGGAGTGCCGTGGAGGAGGGCGGGTCTTCGTACACCGCGTGGCACAAGCTCGCCCGAGAGGTGTCACGGGACTGA